Proteins from a genomic interval of Tautonia rosea:
- a CDS encoding beta-ketoacyl-[acyl-carrier-protein] synthase family protein: MRNVPIRRVVVTGLGALSPNGVGIDAFRSALREGRSGVTSVQEFDTSALGSRIAGAIRGIDLRDAMEPKQLKVVSRTVPLAILAAREAMTDAGFPPNDLDLDTRRQIGVLLGTGGGGIAFVEELYGYYYKGQLEKATALAVPAGTPGNISSELSIQLGVRGPSHVISTGCTSSTDAIGYAFRRVQYGETPIMLTGGSDAPIAPAIMLGFDVMGIVSRNWNDQPERASRPFSRDRDGFVLGEGSWMLLLEEREHALARGARIYGELLGYASTCDAWHRVSMSSDLDEPVRAVQLALQDADLSPTDIDYANLHGTATPLNDRVETAALKRGLGPHASAIPMSSTKSMIGHPQGACGAAGLVATLLSLNAGFLPPTINCEEPDPECDLDYIPNQSRPAQGARIALCNCMGFGSKNSVLIVRQGDES, translated from the coding sequence ATGCGCAACGTGCCGATTCGGCGAGTGGTCGTCACAGGATTAGGTGCCCTCAGTCCCAACGGTGTCGGAATCGACGCCTTCCGAAGCGCCCTCCGCGAGGGACGCAGCGGAGTGACGAGCGTCCAGGAGTTCGACACCTCTGCTCTCGGAAGCCGGATTGCCGGCGCAATCCGAGGGATCGACCTCCGCGACGCCATGGAGCCGAAACAACTCAAGGTCGTCAGCCGAACGGTCCCTCTGGCGATCCTCGCAGCCCGAGAGGCCATGACCGACGCCGGCTTCCCCCCGAACGACCTCGACCTCGACACGCGTCGCCAGATTGGTGTCTTGCTCGGCACCGGCGGTGGCGGCATCGCCTTTGTTGAGGAGCTATACGGCTACTACTACAAGGGGCAGCTCGAAAAAGCCACCGCCCTGGCCGTTCCGGCGGGAACGCCTGGGAACATCTCGTCGGAACTCTCCATCCAGCTCGGGGTCCGCGGCCCTTCTCACGTCATTTCGACCGGATGTACCTCCAGCACCGACGCCATCGGCTACGCCTTCCGCCGCGTCCAGTACGGCGAAACGCCGATCATGCTCACCGGAGGGTCCGATGCCCCGATCGCGCCGGCCATCATGCTCGGTTTCGATGTCATGGGGATCGTCTCCCGCAACTGGAACGACCAGCCCGAGCGCGCTTCCCGCCCCTTCAGCCGCGACCGCGACGGCTTCGTGCTGGGTGAGGGATCGTGGATGCTCTTGCTGGAGGAGCGCGAACACGCCCTCGCTCGCGGAGCCCGGATTTACGGTGAACTGCTCGGCTACGCCAGCACCTGCGACGCCTGGCACCGGGTCTCGATGTCGAGCGACCTCGACGAGCCGGTCCGCGCCGTCCAGCTCGCCCTGCAAGACGCCGACCTCTCGCCCACCGACATCGACTATGCCAACCTCCACGGTACCGCCACCCCCTTGAACGACCGGGTGGAAACCGCCGCCCTGAAGCGAGGGCTCGGCCCGCATGCCAGTGCCATCCCTATGTCCAGCACCAAGAGCATGATCGGACACCCCCAAGGAGCCTGCGGCGCCGCCGGCCTGGTCGCGACCCTACTCAGCCTCAATGCCGGATTCCTTCCGCCGACGATCAACTGCGAGGAACCCGACCCCGAATGCGATCTCGACTACATTCCCAACCAGTCCCGACCCGCCCAGGGCGCTCGGATCGCTCTTTGTAATTGCATGGGATTCGGATCAAAGAACTCCGTCCTGATCGTCCGTCAAGGAGACGAATCCTGA
- a CDS encoding Trm112 family protein codes for MISEELLSLLVCPMGKAPLRLEDQTLVCTRCGVRFAIKDDIPNMLVEEAELPEGCHSLSELDCVKAGAAKVDPV; via the coding sequence ATGATCAGCGAGGAATTGCTATCTTTACTTGTTTGCCCGATGGGCAAAGCTCCGTTGCGGCTGGAAGATCAGACCCTCGTCTGCACCCGGTGTGGGGTCCGGTTCGCCATCAAGGATGATATTCCGAACATGCTGGTCGAGGAGGCCGAACTCCCAGAGGGGTGCCACTCCCTCTCGGAACTTGATTGTGTGAAGGCGGGAGCTGCCAAGGTCGATCCCGTTTGA
- a CDS encoding J domain-containing protein — protein sequence MTYTFEIDPAQVLGVRTDASLEQIRDAYRARSKKYHPDLGGDEWAFRLVARSYEVLSRARVSGRFAAEASAPTPRSAPTVDPVTTRPTDTEGASVRKGVRDQVEHPALLVDVELLLLRMELENPYDVIALPASERNLSCSLNVSWPITIPDEAGPGPDRTTIAPKVAAVFNDVLVRSQPTSSWQDEGATTFKGWLSYPTAQRCYGGFNLIRTALNARGLGVNQRIREIIIPRDTD from the coding sequence ATGACGTACACCTTCGAGATCGACCCCGCTCAGGTGCTCGGGGTGCGGACCGACGCATCCTTGGAGCAGATCCGAGACGCCTACCGGGCCCGGAGCAAGAAATATCACCCCGATCTCGGTGGAGACGAGTGGGCTTTCCGCCTCGTCGCCCGGTCGTACGAGGTGCTCAGCCGAGCCCGGGTCTCGGGACGATTTGCCGCCGAAGCCTCCGCGCCGACTCCTCGATCGGCCCCGACTGTCGATCCGGTCACGACTCGTCCGACCGACACCGAAGGGGCCTCGGTCCGCAAGGGGGTCCGCGACCAGGTCGAGCACCCCGCCTTGCTCGTCGATGTCGAACTCCTGCTGCTCCGGATGGAGCTGGAAAATCCCTACGACGTGATCGCCCTGCCCGCCTCCGAGCGCAACCTCAGTTGCAGCCTGAACGTCAGTTGGCCCATCACGATCCCCGACGAGGCCGGGCCCGGACCCGACCGAACCACCATCGCCCCGAAGGTCGCCGCGGTCTTCAACGATGTCCTCGTCCGCTCTCAGCCGACCAGTAGCTGGCAGGACGAGGGGGCGACCACCTTCAAAGGCTGGCTCAGCTATCCAACCGCCCAGCGCTGCTACGGCGGATTCAACCTGATTCGGACCGCCTTGAACGCCCGAGGTCTTGGCGTCAATCAGCGCATCCGAGAGATCATCATTCCGCGCGATACTGATTGA
- a CDS encoding methyltransferase domain-containing protein, with protein sequence MPRSRSWLVPDRRSDPELMDAPGLPAEEVADAYAVLRRVNRHLGNNRVIDREVARFRTEDPIGTTVSLLDVGSGSGDIPRRITRLLDHLGLDRLVPIALDRDPVATSIAGSSSFEGPPVHVVRGDALRLPFSDHSVDLVTAVKFAHHFEGKALARLLSEMARVARCRVVVLDIRRHWLAYWGFVAWSRVFTRNRLVRFDGPLSVLRGFTDHELTELAATIDGFQWSVRRNLGFQISLIGKRK encoded by the coding sequence ATGCCCCGATCGCGCTCCTGGCTCGTTCCCGATCGCCGCTCCGACCCCGAGCTGATGGACGCCCCAGGCCTTCCCGCCGAGGAGGTGGCCGACGCCTACGCCGTCCTCCGTCGGGTCAACCGCCACCTTGGAAACAACCGGGTCATCGACCGCGAGGTCGCTCGCTTTCGAACCGAAGACCCGATCGGCACGACCGTCTCGCTGCTTGATGTCGGCTCAGGTTCGGGAGACATCCCGAGGCGGATCACCCGCCTGCTCGATCACCTCGGCCTCGACCGGCTCGTGCCGATCGCGCTCGACCGCGACCCAGTCGCCACCTCAATCGCCGGTTCCTCCTCCTTCGAGGGTCCGCCCGTCCATGTGGTTCGCGGAGACGCCCTGCGGCTGCCGTTCTCCGATCATTCGGTCGACCTCGTCACGGCGGTCAAGTTCGCCCACCATTTTGAAGGGAAAGCGCTGGCGAGGCTTCTCTCAGAAATGGCCCGGGTGGCCCGATGCCGGGTGGTCGTGCTCGACATCCGACGGCACTGGCTCGCCTACTGGGGGTTCGTCGCCTGGAGCCGCGTCTTCACCCGTAACCGTCTGGTCCGCTTCGATGGCCCCCTGTCCGTTCTCCGAGGGTTCACCGATCACGAACTGACCGAACTCGCCGCGACCATCGATGGATTTCAATGGTCTGTTCGACGCAATCTGGGATTTCAGATTTCTCTGATTGGAAAACGTAAATAA
- a CDS encoding NAD(P)/FAD-dependent oxidoreductase: MPLPMIDHPTAFSATADRLDAGRPFDAVIVGAGPSGSAMAILLARAGARVALIDAGRFPRDKLCGEYLSPEGVEAVDRLVPGDRLARSGGRPIRAVRLTTPRGRALEAEVAGPDGRVGLGLSRSALDALLLDQARSLGVEVFEGTRVSGPILDGDRVVGVSGRGDSGKPVAARASVVIAADGRHSALTRRSGTTRPRSVPGLRPRLFGLKRHLTISDDARDEPSGTVGLHLLPGGYVGACRVEGGRTNLCGLLPERLSRAYRGDLDALAASVFPGNRTLSALWQAAEPTGPWKTVAGVRVEASSPRLPGILYCGDARGTVDPLGGQGLTMAMLGAEVIAPFVLKALARNDMQPDTFRAAQQAWHARFDRRVMLCRAFHHALVQPSLIDTASLLGRWGNALLSFGFAATRDPRKISC; the protein is encoded by the coding sequence ATGCCGTTGCCGATGATTGACCACCCGACCGCCTTCTCCGCTACTGCCGATCGCCTCGACGCCGGTCGTCCATTCGATGCGGTGATCGTCGGCGCGGGTCCGTCGGGATCGGCCATGGCGATCCTGCTGGCGAGGGCAGGGGCTCGGGTCGCCCTGATCGACGCCGGGCGATTTCCGAGAGATAAGCTTTGCGGCGAGTACCTCAGCCCCGAAGGGGTCGAGGCGGTCGATCGGCTCGTTCCGGGCGATCGCCTGGCCCGATCCGGCGGCCGACCGATCCGAGCCGTCCGTCTGACCACACCCCGCGGTCGGGCCCTCGAAGCCGAGGTCGCCGGTCCTGATGGCCGCGTCGGGCTTGGCCTGAGCCGATCGGCGCTCGACGCCCTTCTACTCGATCAGGCGCGGTCGCTTGGGGTCGAGGTCTTCGAAGGAACCCGAGTCTCGGGGCCGATCCTCGACGGCGATCGGGTCGTCGGCGTCTCGGGACGAGGCGATTCGGGGAAGCCGGTGGCCGCTCGGGCCTCGGTGGTCATCGCCGCCGACGGCCGCCACTCGGCCCTGACCCGACGCTCGGGAACCACACGACCCCGAAGCGTGCCCGGTCTTCGGCCCCGGCTGTTCGGACTGAAGCGGCATTTGACAATTTCCGACGACGCCCGGGACGAGCCGTCGGGGACAGTCGGCCTGCATCTCTTGCCCGGCGGTTACGTGGGGGCCTGCCGAGTGGAAGGGGGCCGAACGAACCTCTGCGGCTTGCTTCCCGAACGGCTCTCCCGAGCGTATCGCGGCGACCTCGACGCCCTCGCCGCGTCGGTCTTCCCCGGCAACCGCACCCTCTCGGCACTCTGGCAGGCCGCTGAGCCGACAGGCCCCTGGAAGACCGTGGCCGGAGTCCGGGTTGAGGCCTCCTCGCCCCGTCTGCCCGGCATTCTCTACTGCGGAGACGCCCGAGGTACCGTCGATCCGCTCGGCGGCCAGGGCCTGACGATGGCGATGCTGGGGGCCGAGGTCATCGCTCCGTTCGTCCTCAAAGCCCTCGCCCGGAACGACATGCAACCCGACACGTTTCGAGCCGCGCAACAGGCCTGGCACGCCCGGTTCGATCGCCGCGTGATGCTCTGCCGCGCCTTCCATCATGCCCTGGTCCAACCGTCGCTCATCGACACCGCCTCGCTTCTGGGCCGATGGGGCAATGCCTTACTTTCCTTCGGATTCGCTGCGACACGTGATCCAAGGAAAATTTCATGTTGA
- a CDS encoding Minf_1886 family protein has protein sequence MSFREALAGAVVRDPRYTVDAYEFVFAALDLAKVRKRKARRARGLGQKPRGKGESRHVSGRELSEAARDLALDLYGRLALTILSSWGLRSTSDLGEIVYNLIASGDFERSDEDQRSDFDNVYDFEAALCHDYVIPIEESEEES, from the coding sequence ATGAGTTTCCGCGAAGCGTTGGCCGGCGCGGTCGTCCGCGACCCTCGCTACACTGTTGATGCCTACGAGTTCGTCTTCGCCGCCCTCGACCTTGCCAAGGTCCGCAAGCGCAAGGCTCGCCGAGCCCGTGGCCTCGGCCAGAAACCTCGGGGAAAAGGTGAGTCCCGGCACGTCTCAGGCCGGGAGCTGAGCGAGGCCGCCCGAGACCTGGCGCTTGACCTCTACGGCCGACTTGCCCTCACCATTCTGTCGAGCTGGGGGCTCCGATCGACCTCGGATCTCGGCGAGATCGTGTACAACCTGATCGCTTCCGGCGACTTCGAACGCTCTGACGAGGACCAACGCAGCGACTTCGACAACGTCTACGACTTCGAGGCCGCACTCTGCCACGACTACGTCATCCCAATCGAGGAGTCGGAGGAAGAATCATGA
- a CDS encoding DUF2256 domain-containing protein, whose translation MPDRQRKRDRAEPSGESKVCPVCRRPFSNRRKWRDCWEQVVYCSERCRRSSRGGQKDGVQDSSP comes from the coding sequence GTGCCCGATCGTCAGCGGAAGCGAGATCGAGCGGAGCCATCGGGCGAATCGAAGGTCTGCCCGGTGTGCCGGCGGCCGTTCTCGAATCGTCGGAAATGGCGCGATTGCTGGGAACAGGTCGTGTATTGCAGCGAACGTTGCCGGCGATCGAGCCGAGGAGGGCAGAAGGACGGCGTTCAGGATTCGTCTCCTTGA
- a CDS encoding TFIIB-type zinc ribbon-containing protein produces MQCPHCNIELAIADRQGIEIDYCPRCRGVWLDRGELDKLIDRSVAAIGGGGTRPIDRDDDDRRARPPYPSDRPKEYDRDDDYAKRRRKKSFLGELFDFD; encoded by the coding sequence ATGCAATGCCCCCACTGCAACATCGAACTGGCGATTGCTGATCGCCAGGGGATCGAGATCGACTACTGCCCGCGCTGCCGGGGCGTCTGGCTCGACCGCGGCGAGCTGGACAAGCTCATCGACCGCTCCGTCGCCGCGATCGGCGGCGGCGGCACCCGGCCGATCGACCGCGATGACGACGACCGCCGGGCGCGGCCCCCGTACCCCTCCGATCGGCCGAAAGAATATGACCGCGACGACGATTACGCGAAGCGTCGCCGCAAGAAGTCGTTCCTGGGCGAGCTGTTCGATTTCGACTGA